The following are from one region of the Candidatus Aminicenantes bacterium genome:
- a CDS encoding lipoate--protein ligase family protein, translating into MSVIRLLDLGTVPAVRSQTCYHAAAEVLTEGGPDTIILVSPASPYVCVGFHQDVDREVDREYCRSRGWPVLRREVGGGAVYLDAGQVFIQWVFRPGSLPASVEDRFRLFVDPIVEAYRALGVAAEFRPVNDIHVAGKKIGGTGAAAIGRVEVVVGSLMFDFDKAAMARVLKVSSEKMRDKIIQNLEQYMTTLHEQLGFRPDRGTMVEAYLRSCAGALGREIVPGSWTEAEEQRARILDKTFLTTEWLEPRRVPRRPGIKIHEDVQVVESVFKAPGGLIRLTATVLRGEIVDLSISGDFTLLPRAAVAELETVLLGPNRNAADIRQAVKAVYDRLRIQSPGVRPEHWEAALAGLLFG; encoded by the coding sequence ATGAGCGTTATCCGGCTGTTGGATCTGGGGACGGTTCCCGCCGTCCGGTCGCAAACCTGCTATCACGCCGCCGCCGAAGTCCTGACGGAGGGAGGACCGGATACCATCATCCTGGTCAGTCCGGCTTCACCCTATGTCTGCGTCGGCTTCCATCAGGATGTGGACCGGGAGGTCGATCGAGAATACTGCCGGAGCCGGGGCTGGCCGGTCCTGCGCCGCGAGGTCGGCGGGGGAGCGGTCTATTTGGATGCCGGTCAAGTTTTCATCCAATGGGTCTTCCGGCCCGGATCTCTGCCGGCGTCCGTTGAGGATCGTTTCCGTCTTTTCGTCGATCCGATCGTTGAAGCCTACCGTGCTTTGGGCGTCGCGGCCGAATTCCGCCCGGTCAACGACATCCATGTCGCGGGCAAGAAGATCGGCGGCACGGGAGCGGCGGCCATCGGCCGGGTCGAGGTCGTGGTCGGAAGCCTGATGTTCGACTTCGACAAGGCCGCGATGGCTCGGGTTCTGAAGGTCTCCTCAGAGAAGATGCGGGATAAAATCATCCAAAACCTCGAACAGTATATGACGACCTTGCATGAACAGTTGGGCTTCCGTCCGGACCGCGGGACCATGGTCGAAGCCTATTTGCGATCCTGCGCCGGAGCCCTCGGGCGGGAGATCGTGCCCGGTTCCTGGACCGAAGCGGAGGAGCAGCGGGCCCGCATCCTCGACAAGACGTTTTTGACGACGGAATGGTTGGAGCCCCGGCGGGTTCCCCGGCGGCCGGGAATCAAGATCCACGAGGACGTCCAGGTTGTGGAGTCCGTCTTCAAGGCTCCCGGAGGGTTGATCCGGCTGACGGCCACGGTTTTGCGGGGCGAAATCGTCGATCTTTCGATTTCCGGAGATTTCACGCTGTTGCCCCGGGCCGCGGTCGCCGAATTGGAAACCGTTTTGCTTGGACCCAACCGGAACGCAGCCGATATCCGCCAAGCTGTAAAGGCGGTTTATGATAGGCTGCGAATCCAGTCGCCGGGGGTAAGGCCCGAACATTGGGAAGCCGCTTTAGCCGGCCTTCTCTTCGGATGA
- a CDS encoding PKD domain-containing protein yields MDERKRKPCLWLACLALFPGLAVPVFSQTVSDPFSQYDGRPLEGRLQNMTASRSFLVLHRVVGQGREVVESWEEGQLIVHWEKTFVSVGEPIVIDGFRVAFSAAETEPTANSVGLHIYDLRSGQRISYNRSMILGHAGRFLAISGDSILDMADGSVVFGPVSNVRQARFLATIGDKFLLMVSQAPNWNDRRPILYDPISKTDLWAGRALSAEMIEFLENRFYRATEHVYQGFPALLAEEVQSLFGPVFKFMLLKEDGQAVFLDRAFFDLSELKPYATVDFSYIWDSPNGRRLVAGINTRHLGRVDGEKTVIAVFDPAGAKLAQASIDPKTDRLAWTGLDPAGKLLAFINRHQPRSEDLIVSFALPSLARTELESAYNAQVNSPPGFIDGKLYFWDQERIYPPGVKAPARAKLWRTVVAALNPQTAGLMAYYPFDDSTWKLMSFARDRIRHVSNETHLFLPFMSADLTQNRSLILPIPRDQVNGWLNATFGISPEPVFTDADEAISYTPAGATVTANTGRLDGLKWRSPSHRDTTWFTLTLGGFSQMFEVPIQARPVNQPPVAKFTVPPRAENALWDVPVLLDAGSSSDPDGRVVSYAWNFDRSAASLLTGSPTISHEFAGGGAHEVMLTVTDDKGETGKITRIVNVPKTIDYGGAKRSGPVSVGSARTAGYEIEVTTGTEEGAGTNAWVYVSLYGSLNADGERVGTTEFALYDAISETKSDPFENGRTDVFKSHQGTAPGLPDSSSLDKIEFITIRHDNSGNRPDWRVKSVKIRNQANKMEWLFEPDVWLDWNKAPLNSVMGKFTPAAGDYPRGVLFGGAQRSWKMIEAGANVFILEPGAASFYFTSLDKADQIEIYRNGSIEGRQYGRGEGIATAPYIPKTEFGFEYPASKITNPTKFTVRISHPNQAIEETFVWVFPSGWKDYKSEALSAALIYPLKGTTSFFDYADSVIHFMSSVYTFEASLNAALSIVVDYGAKALGIFGGPGDSELKGTIEERVGIYVSKGLNGALKAMGLTLANSIFSETIGLFESMIKAREWAQQLGSVGSSAAAAAGGLQYLGRLAGCNLNLVSAKEMLRVIKAKLDEALTALDQNNPAVYRARMADIRMIAVGKNPDGILPADYLIDYGAYGIGDLNSNPGDNYCLSMTCILELNNIQRWKGGEIGPCFPTNVLIGWTDAEKIGETKSAMTTYEPLFRNIMVVAGVAISIALLK; encoded by the coding sequence ATGGATGAGAGGAAGCGGAAGCCCTGTCTTTGGCTGGCCTGCCTGGCCCTCTTCCCCGGCCTTGCCGTCCCCGTTTTCTCCCAGACGGTCTCGGATCCGTTCTCGCAGTACGACGGCCGTCCCCTGGAGGGACGACTGCAGAACATGACCGCGAGCAGAAGTTTCTTGGTCCTTCATCGGGTCGTGGGCCAAGGCCGGGAGGTTGTCGAAAGCTGGGAGGAAGGCCAGCTTATCGTTCATTGGGAGAAGACGTTCGTATCGGTAGGGGAACCGATCGTCATCGACGGATTCCGAGTCGCCTTTTCGGCCGCCGAGACCGAGCCTACCGCGAATTCGGTCGGCCTACATATTTACGATCTCCGGAGCGGGCAGAGGATCTCCTACAACCGGAGTATGATCCTCGGTCACGCCGGCCGCTTCCTGGCGATTTCGGGGGATTCCATTCTGGACATGGCCGATGGTTCCGTCGTCTTCGGTCCTGTCTCGAACGTCCGGCAGGCCCGTTTCTTGGCTACGATCGGTGATAAGTTTCTGCTCATGGTTTCGCAGGCGCCGAATTGGAACGATCGCCGGCCCATCCTCTATGATCCGATCTCGAAAACAGACCTCTGGGCCGGTCGAGCGCTATCCGCGGAGATGATCGAGTTTCTGGAGAATCGATTCTATCGAGCGACGGAGCATGTCTACCAGGGATTCCCAGCCCTTCTGGCCGAAGAAGTCCAAAGCCTCTTCGGCCCGGTCTTCAAGTTTATGCTGCTCAAAGAGGACGGCCAGGCGGTCTTTCTGGATCGGGCCTTCTTCGATTTGTCCGAGCTCAAGCCTTATGCGACGGTCGATTTCTCGTACATCTGGGACTCGCCCAACGGCCGCCGCCTGGTCGCGGGGATCAACACCCGGCACCTCGGTCGCGTGGACGGCGAAAAGACCGTCATCGCGGTGTTCGATCCGGCCGGGGCCAAGCTGGCCCAGGCGAGCATTGATCCGAAAACCGACCGTCTCGCCTGGACGGGGCTGGACCCGGCCGGAAAGCTGCTGGCCTTCATCAATCGCCATCAGCCGCGGTCCGAAGACCTGATCGTGTCTTTCGCCCTGCCCTCGCTGGCCCGGACGGAGCTTGAGAGCGCTTACAACGCCCAAGTGAACTCGCCGCCGGGCTTCATCGACGGGAAGCTTTATTTTTGGGACCAGGAGCGGATTTACCCGCCCGGCGTGAAAGCCCCGGCTCGGGCCAAGCTCTGGCGGACCGTCGTCGCCGCTTTGAACCCGCAGACCGCCGGCTTGATGGCGTACTATCCGTTCGACGATTCGACCTGGAAGCTGATGAGCTTCGCCCGGGACAGGATCCGGCATGTCTCCAACGAGACGCATCTTTTCCTGCCGTTCATGAGCGCCGACCTGACGCAGAACCGATCGCTCATCCTTCCCATTCCCCGGGATCAGGTCAATGGCTGGCTGAACGCCACCTTCGGCATCTCGCCGGAACCTGTCTTCACCGACGCCGACGAGGCGATCTCCTACACGCCGGCCGGCGCGACGGTCACCGCGAATACCGGCCGTCTGGACGGGCTGAAATGGCGGTCGCCTTCCCACCGGGACACGACCTGGTTCACCTTGACGCTGGGCGGATTCTCGCAGATGTTCGAGGTCCCGATCCAGGCCCGGCCGGTCAACCAGCCGCCGGTGGCCAAATTCACGGTCCCGCCCCGGGCCGAGAACGCCTTGTGGGACGTCCCCGTCCTCTTGGACGCCGGAAGTTCCAGCGACCCCGACGGCCGCGTAGTCTCCTATGCCTGGAATTTCGATCGTTCGGCAGCCTCTCTCCTAACCGGCTCGCCGACCATCAGCCATGAGTTTGCGGGGGGAGGCGCGCACGAGGTGATGCTTACGGTTACGGACGACAAAGGGGAGACGGGAAAGATCACCCGGATCGTCAATGTCCCCAAGACCATCGATTACGGAGGCGCCAAGCGAAGCGGCCCGGTCTCCGTGGGATCGGCCAGGACCGCCGGCTACGAGATCGAGGTGACGACGGGGACCGAAGAGGGGGCCGGGACGAACGCTTGGGTCTATGTCTCCCTCTATGGGTCCTTGAATGCCGACGGCGAAAGGGTCGGGACGACGGAATTCGCCCTTTATGACGCCATCTCTGAAACCAAGTCGGATCCTTTCGAAAACGGCCGGACCGACGTCTTCAAATCGCACCAGGGAACGGCTCCTGGGCTGCCCGATTCATCCAGTCTGGACAAGATCGAGTTCATCACGATCCGTCATGACAACTCCGGCAACAGACCGGACTGGCGTGTGAAATCGGTCAAGATCCGCAATCAAGCCAATAAAATGGAGTGGCTTTTCGAACCGGACGTCTGGCTGGACTGGAATAAGGCGCCGCTCAATTCCGTGATGGGCAAGTTCACTCCCGCGGCCGGCGATTATCCCCGCGGCGTCCTGTTCGGCGGGGCTCAGCGCTCCTGGAAAATGATCGAAGCCGGCGCCAACGTCTTCATCTTGGAGCCCGGGGCGGCTTCTTTCTATTTTACCTCGCTCGACAAGGCCGATCAGATCGAGATTTACCGAAACGGCAGCATCGAGGGGCGCCAATATGGCCGGGGCGAGGGGATTGCGACCGCGCCCTACATTCCCAAGACCGAATTCGGTTTCGAGTACCCGGCATCCAAGATCACGAATCCGACGAAATTCACGGTTCGGATCAGCCATCCGAACCAGGCGATCGAGGAGACGTTCGTCTGGGTCTTCCCCTCCGGTTGGAAGGACTATAAAAGCGAAGCCCTCAGCGCGGCCTTGATCTATCCGCTCAAGGGCACGACGTCGTTCTTCGACTATGCCGATTCGGTCATTCATTTCATGAGCAGCGTGTACACGTTTGAGGCCAGCTTGAACGCCGCCTTGTCCATCGTGGTCGATTATGGGGCCAAGGCCTTGGGCATATTCGGCGGCCCGGGGGACTCCGAGCTCAAAGGAACGATCGAAGAACGGGTCGGAATCTACGTCTCCAAGGGGCTGAACGGGGCCTTGAAGGCCATGGGGCTGACCTTGGCCAACAGCATTTTCAGCGAGACGATCGGCCTGTTCGAGTCCATGATCAAGGCCCGCGAATGGGCCCAGCAACTGGGGTCCGTCGGGTCCTCTGCCGCGGCCGCCGCGGGAGGCCTGCAGTATTTGGGCCGGCTGGCGGGATGCAATCTCAATCTCGTATCGGCCAAGGAAATGCTTCGGGTGATCAAGGCTAAGCTGGACGAGGCCCTGACCGCCCTCGACCAGAACAACCCGGCCGTCTATCGGGCCCGCATGGCCGATATCCGGATGATCGCGGTGGGGAAAAATCCGGACGGCATTCTGCCGGCCGACTATCTGA